A DNA window from Acropora palmata chromosome 12, jaAcrPala1.3, whole genome shotgun sequence contains the following coding sequences:
- the LOC141860072 gene encoding uncharacterized protein LOC141860072, producing the protein MAKEKDSPSQQENSGSASKFAYTFCFISVLICAAVLVRVEIVNQRVYVVENSLAEVRKQNADKNSHGSGESFKQEKREKYNNGLNLNYENVRDLVTDKNVTLRTRRFSGRAPDDPKLIMEAVRREINKTISSLKPEAFCSSKEQICVHGPPGIPGSKGSRGKRGPRGNTGRKGSRGFTGDPGPHGKQGIQGPPGQKGAQGEKGVPGPRGYPGAKGDAGESISAPTAVISPMTQTLRENQSAIFRCSATGNPKPSVMWFGSDRNWTGHFRYQSDGRLEIRGVGLTEAGVYTCVAKNMFGAMNKSAILTVEAPPRVQLAPGPTYVKAGRRVTLPSCKVTGFPFPVVTWEKLGGILATKRAVYGEESLTVVDARKADTGPYQCKAKNNLGVSYGFTTLVVWTQPKFILRPPSWVSKRSGQNLLLNCKVSAEASISWRRVGGAWIEDRMKVKNGTLEISSLTQSDSGSYICEAKLPFSTIRATTTLQVGLIFLNLTTNGRKGRFGVIQNFTVPTTGRYKIKAWGARGGTHSSNYGVSPGTYYGGKGAFQEGIFTLTEGTVLNIVVGHRGGDSVEVKGGRSTNKTAAELGLSVEDNAGTGGGGGSFVYTSSNIFLLAAGGGGGASAGYNGSDGQAGTTGSSSVGKDSSRSRSGGTWGQPGQCNKDDASYHGGVGAGWLSQGCARAGSSHGERGGSRDQGWVGGRAGGMNSGSNGGPPPGAVGGFGGGGGGSEDNGASGGGGGYSGGGSGTYPNQAGGGGGSYCSGSSCSGWPGANSNDDGEVQIIELSG; encoded by the exons ATGGCGAAGGAAAAAGACTCACCCAGCCAGCAAGAAAATAGCGGTAGTGCGTCCAAATTCGCTTAtacgttttgttttatttctgttttgatcTGCGCAGCGGTTTTGGTCCGCGTGGAGATCGTAAACCAGCGAGTTTACGTAGTCGAGAACAGCCTTGCAGAAGTACGCAAGCAAAATGCTGATAAGAATTCCCATGGCTCTGGAGAAAGCTtcaaacaagagaaaaggGAGAAGTACAACAATGGATTAAATCTCAACTACGAAAATGTCAGAGATTTGGTAACTG ATAAAAATGTAACATTGAGAACCCGCAGGTTTTCTGGAAGAGCTCCAGACGACCCAAAGCTTATTATGGAAGCTGTCAGAAGGGAAATAAACAAGACCATTTCTTCTCTCAAGCCTGAGGCATTTTGCTCATCCAAGGAACAGATATGCGTACATGGTCCACCGGGAATTCCAGGCTCGAAAGGGTCTCGTGGTAAAAGAGGACCGCGTGGAAACACTGGGCGAAAAGGATCACGGGGGTTTACCGGCGACCCAGGCCCTCATGGTAAGCAGGGAATCCAGGGTCCTCCCGGCCAAAAAGGGGCACAAGGAGAGAAAGGAGTTCCAGGCCCCAGAGGATATCCGGGTGCAAAAGGAGATGCCGGTGAATCGATTTCAGCCCCTACGGCAGTGATCTCGCCGATGACACAAACCTTAAGAGAAAATCAGAGTGCTATCTTCCGGTGTTCAGCTACTGGAAATCCAAAACCAAGCGTGATGTGGTTTGGATCTGATAGGAACTGGACTGGCCATTTCCGGTATCAGTCAGATGGTAGACTTGAGATTCGTGGCGTGGGTCTTACAGAAGCAGGAGTATACACATGTGTCGCTAAAAATATGTTTGGTGCAATGAATAAATCAGCAATTTTAACAGTTGAAG CTCCTCCTCGTGTCCAGCTTGCCCCAGGTCCCACTTATGTGAAAGCTGGTAGAAGGGTCACGCTACCTAGTTGTAAAGTGACTGGATTTCCTTTTCCTGTTGTGACGTGGGAAAAACTTGGTGGGATTTTGGCGACGAAAAGAGCCGTGTATGGAGAGGAATCCCTAACTGTGGTTGATGCCAGAAAAGCTGATACTGGGCCTTATCAGTGCAAAGCGAAGAATAATCTAGGAGTATCCTATGGATTTACAACATTGGTTGTTTGGACTCAACCAAAATTTATCTTGAGACCGCCGAGTTGGGTTAGCAAAAGAAGTGGTCAAAATCTACTTCTCAACTGCAAAGTATCCGCTGAAGCTTCCATTTCCTGGCGACGCGTCGGGGGAGCATGGATAGAAGACcgaatgaaagtgaaaaatgggACGTTGGAGATTTCTTCCCTGACACAATCGGATTCAGGATCTTACATTTGTGAAGCCAAGCTGCCCTTCTCTACTATAAGGGCTACTACCACTTTACAAGTCG GTCTCATCTTCCTTAACTTGACGACGAATGGTCGCAAAGGAAGATTTGGTGTAATTCAGAATTTCACCGTTCCAACAACCGGACGGTACAAAATCAAGGCGTGGGGCGCTAGAGGAGGAACACACTCGAGTAACTATGGTGTCTCTCCAGGAACTTACTACGGTGGAAAAGGAGCTTTTCAAGAAGGAATATTCACATTGACTGAAGGAACAGTACTGAATATTGTGGTTGGACACAGAGGAGGAGATTCAGTGGAGGTGAAAGGAGGTCGGTCCACTAACAAGACTGCAGCCGAATTGGGCTTGTCTGTAGAAGACAATGCTGGAACAGGCGGAGGGGGAGGTAGCTTTGTTTATACTTCAAGTAACATTTTTTTGCTAGCTGCCGGTGGGGGAGGTGGTGCGTCTGCTGGATATAATGGGTCGGATGGTCAGGCAGGTACTACTGGGAGCAGTAGCGTAGGGAAAGATTCTTCCAGAAGCAGAAGCGGGGGAACTTGGGGACAACCAGGTCAGTGTAACAAGGATGATGCTAGTTACCATGGAGGAGTTGGTGCAGGTTGGTTGTCACAGGGTTGTGCTAGGGCAGGTTCATCGCATGGGGAGAGGGGTGGGTCACGTGATCAGGGTTGGGTAGGAGGAAGAGCAGGGGGAATGAATAGTGGAAGCAATGGAGGACCACCCCCTGGAGCAGTGGGAGGATTTGGAGGTGGGGGAGGGGGATCTGAAGATAACGGTGCAtcagggggtgggggtggaTACTCTGGAGGGGGAAGCGGCACTTACCCAAATCAAGCCGGAGGGGGAGGGGGCTCGTATTGCAGTGGTTCGAGTTGTTCAGGCTGGCCTGGTGCCAATTCCAACGATGATGGCGAGGTGCAAATAATTGAATTATCTGGCTAA
- the LOC141860190 gene encoding putative hydro-lyase AZC_4080 encodes MSTEQILPIGLWKPCEARKQFRTNPDLEGKSSSGYCAGYLQANLAILPASLADDFEQFCEINKAPCPLLYRSGVGEVTAGSFASDSDVSRVNSRADLQFYCVSENGIIVKKTGNLKGYSMEGFVSFYLGCSFSFEQGLINSGIEVQNISRNCNVSMFTTNIHCIPWAPFPVQWLSQCVQLKKIKLRKRSLLRQLTILYMEHQSTLAIQL; translated from the exons ATGTCGACCGAACAAATACTTCCCATCGGTCTCTGGAAGCCATGCGAAGCTAGAAAACAATTTCGAACGAATCCTGACTTAGAGGGAAAGTCAAGTTCGGGTTACTGTGCAGGTTACCTTCAAGCAAATTTGGCAATTCTTCCCGCTTCTTTAGCTGATGATTTCGAGCAGTTTTGCGAAATAAACAAAGCTCCTTGTCCCTTGTTGTACAGGAGTGGAGTTGGAGAGGTGACCGCTGGTAGTTTTGCCTCTGATTCCGACGTCAG CAGAGTTAATTCAAG agctGATCTACAATTCTACTGTGTATCAGAAAATGGGATCATCGTAAAGAAAACCGGTAACCTCAAGGGATATTCCATGGAGGGCTTTGTCTCATTCTATTTAGGTTGCAGTTTCTCATTTGAGCAAGGATTAATAAACTCTGGCATTGAAGTTCAAAACATCTCAAGGAACTGCAATGTATCAATGTTTACAACCAACATACATTGTATACCTTGGGCTCCTTTTCCTGTCCAATGGTTGTCTCAATGCGTccaattaaaaaagatcaaattgaGAAAGCGGTCGTTGTTACGTCAGCTTACAATTCTGTACATGGAGCACCAATCCACATTGGCGATCCAACTGTGA